In a single window of the Phocoena phocoena chromosome 14, mPhoPho1.1, whole genome shotgun sequence genome:
- the ASPRV1 gene encoding retroviral-like aspartic protease 1, which yields MSGSTARSREGHREHAFVLEPFDGANVAPRLWLNRFEVISDLSHWDHATKLRFLKESLRGDALEAYSGLSPEDQGEYGAVKEALLKTTGGPEVAHSYQPKEILFANSMGKGYYLKGKIGDVPVSFLVDSGAQVSVVHPRLWKEVTDGDLEALRPFENVVKVANGAEMKILGVWDTVISLGKLKLKAAFLVADASAEDAIIGTDLLQDHNAVLDFEHRTCTLNGKKFRLLPVGGSLEDEFDLEYIEEELYSEEGRQQLSY from the coding sequence aTGTCCGGGAGTACAGCCAGGAGCCGGGAGGGCCACCGGGAGCATGCCTTTGTCCTGGAGCCTTTTGATGGAGCCAATGTGGCCCCGCGCCTCTGGCTGAACCGCTTTGAGGTCATCAGTGACCTCAGCCATTGGGACCACGCCACCAAGCTGAGGTTCCTGAAAGAGTCCCTCAGGGGAGACGCCCTGGAGGCCTACAGTGGACTCAGTCCTGAGGACCAGGGGGAATACGGGGCTGTGAAAGAGGCCCTCCTGAAGACCACTGGGGGACCCGAGGTGGCCCACAGCTACCAGCCCAAGGAGATCCTCTTTGCCAACAGCATGGGTAAGGGCTACTACCTCAAGGGGAAAATTGGCGACGTGCCCGTGAGTTTCCTGGTGGACTCTGGGGCCCAGGTCTCCGTGGTCCACCCGCGCTTGTGGAAGGAAGTCACCGATGGCGACCTGGAGGCCCTGCGACCCTTTGAGAATGTGGTGAAAGTGGCCAACGGGGCTGAAATGAAGATCCTGGGTGTCTGGGATACAGTGATATCCCTGGGCAAGCTGAAGCTGAAGGCGGCTTTCCTAGTGGCCGACGCAAGTGCCGAAGACGCCATCATTGGGACCGACCTGCTCCAGGACCACAACGCCGTCCTGGACTTCGAGCATCGCACGTGCACACTGAACGGGAAGAAGTTCCGCCTTCTGCCTGTAGGAGGGTCCCTGGAAGACGAGTTCGACCTGGAGTACATAGAGGAGGAGCTCTACTCAGAGGAGGGGCGGCAGCAGCTCTCCTATTGA